Proteins encoded in a region of the Magallana gigas chromosome 8, xbMagGiga1.1, whole genome shotgun sequence genome:
- the LOC105318440 gene encoding uncharacterized protein has product MVVKHCAWGDCRSDNRYSFKENMQGVDFVKFPSKHTDVDRCKKWVKACGRANFTLDKVTRDTYICTKHFYSGNGTFKYPDPVPYGITGPEMEHFVFKNKKRRGPLPRTTAGRFIQTETEELVSEPKQKQNPTALHDHNMYTSHVKDCGSGDGLKVGVASDTSSVQTSMESEMELLTLETDTLEIEITTDENNTMHDVHNGRVMTDMAVQTDLTFNDLKDCTDQDLQGGSLSRTIFVKNVTKDDTSCKFYTGVTLATLMLIFDVIRSKAERMRYWQGSARDLPDAPNGNKRGPVRVLSSFEEFLLTLVRIRRGLDVEVLADIFAISCSSISRIFITWINLLQLELKFLIQWPTRDQICLKLPKVFKCFPRTRAVIDCTEFFIQRPSLPSSQRVTWSSYKHHNTVKLLVSISPSGSFTFISKLWAGSASDKKIVEESGFLNNLEYGDDIMADRGFMISGALALKGCTLNIPPFTCGKQLSSRATTKTRRIARARIHVERAIGDLKSFKILQGIIPLKIKPYLDHIVCICTALCNLNNRRVK; this is encoded by the exons ATGGTCGTTAAACATTGTGCGTGGGGTGATTGTCGCAGTGACAATagatattcttttaaagaaaatatgcaaggcgttgattttgtcaaatttcCAAGTAAACATACGGATGTAGACCGCTGTAAAAAGTGGGTCAAAGCCTGTGGTCGTGCTAATTTCACTTTGGACAAAGTGACAAGAGACACATACATTTGTACGAAGCATTTTTACAGCGGAAATGGGACTTTTAAGTATCCAGACCCTGTGCCGTACGGTATCACAGGCCCAGAGATGGAACACTTCGTCTTCAAAAACAAGAAAAGACGAGGCCCCTTGCCAAGAACTACAGCTGGGCGTTTCATACAAACGGAAACAGAAGAACTTGTAAGTGAACCAAAACAGAAGCAAAACCCAACAGCTTTACATGATCATAACATGTACACATCCCATGTAAAAGACTGTGGAAGCGGAGATGGCCTGAAGGTGGGTGTGGCTAGTGACACTAGTAGCGTACAAACATCGATGGAGTCTGAGATGGAGTTGTTGACATTAGAAACGGATACTCTGGAGATTGAAATCACTACAGATGAAAACAATACAATGCATGATGTACATAATG GTAGAGTCATGACAGACATGGCAGTGCAGACAGATTTGACATTTAATGATCTTAAGGACTGCACTGACCAAGATCTTCAAGGAGGAAGTCTGAGCCGTACCATCTTTGTGAAGAATGTTACCAAGGATGACACATCCTGTAAATTCTATACAG GTGTGACATTGGCCACTCTGATGTTGATCTTTGATGTAATCCGAAGCAAGGCAGAGAGAATGAGATACTGGCAGGGAAGTGCAAGAGACCTACCTGATGCCCCAAATGGAAAT AAAAGAGGACCTGTACGTGTACTATCCTCCTTTGAAGAATTTCTGCTAACCCTTGTAAGAATCAGAAGAGGCCTTGATGTTGAGGTATTGGCTGACATCTTCGCCATATCTTGCTCGAGTATAAGCCGCATATTTATAACCTGGATTAATTTGTTACAACTAGAACTCAAGTTTTTAATCCAATGGCCGACCAGAGATCAAATTTGTCTGAAATTACCCAAAGTGTTCAAGTGCTTTCCGAGAACTAGAGCTGTGATTGACTGCACTGAGTTTTTTATTCAACGACCAAGCCTACCATCTAGCCAGCGTGTGACATGGAGTTCATACAAACACCATAACACTGTTAAACTATTGGTTTCTATTTCCCCATCAGGctcatttacatttatttcaaaactttgGGCTGGTTCTGCATCAGATAAAAAGATAGTTGAAGAATCTGGGTTTCTGAATAACTTAGAGTATGGTGATGATATAATGGCTGATAGGGGTTTTATGATAAGTGGTGCTCTCGCTCTTAAAGGTTGCACTTTAAATATACCACCCTTTACATGTGGAAAACAGCTGAGCAGCAGAGCAACAACTAAGACTAGGAGAATAGCAAGAGCCAGAATACATGTGGAAAGAGCTATAGGGGACTTGAAAAGTTTTAAGATTCTTCAAGGTATTATTCCATTGAAAATTAAACCCTATTTAGATCATATTGTATGCATATGTACTGCTCTTTGCAATCTAAACAACAGAAGAGTAAAGTAG